Proteins from a single region of Desulfolutivibrio sulfoxidireducens:
- a CDS encoding tetratricopeptide repeat protein, producing MRKTLGSLVFVIMLAVAVSGYAWQKPPFGNVDRNKDGGIVFEEMVIFNPNLTVEVFAVVDVTKDGKVDPGEYAAMGTARGAKTKAQWWKCSDKTGMVLYMKGTEALVAGNNREAAAVLGEAIAQGNLCVDYLSYAYYNRGIAFMRLGDDANARKCLDKARALNINDVVPPNDFGLSGTPRHKK from the coding sequence ATGAGAAAAACGCTTGGAAGTCTGGTCTTTGTTATCATGCTGGCCGTGGCCGTTTCGGGATACGCCTGGCAGAAACCCCCGTTTGGCAACGTGGACAGAAACAAGGACGGGGGAATCGTCTTCGAGGAGATGGTGATATTCAACCCCAACCTGACCGTCGAGGTCTTCGCCGTCGTGGACGTGACGAAGGACGGCAAGGTGGACCCGGGCGAATACGCGGCCATGGGCACGGCCAGGGGCGCCAAGACCAAGGCCCAGTGGTGGAAGTGCTCCGACAAAACCGGCATGGTGCTGTATATGAAGGGCACCGAGGCCCTGGTTGCCGGGAACAACCGGGAGGCCGCGGCCGTGCTCGGCGAGGCCATCGCCCAGGGCAACCTGTGCGTGGATTATTTAAGCTACGCCTACTACAACCGGGGCATCGCCTTCATGCGCCTGGGCGACGACGCGAACGCCAGGAAATGCCTCGACAAGGCCCGGGCGTTGAACATCAACGACGTGGTGCCGCCAAACGATTTCGGCCTTTCCGGAACCCCCCGGCACAAGAAATAA
- a CDS encoding GDSL-type esterase/lipase family protein, whose protein sequence is MSRECCVRAGVTAVIFFLALISPAGATVVFLGSSQTAGWKYVGGFKDVVNKGAVSNNTSKILASIQPVLDLHPDKVFILEGINEIHSDIKVILDRYEKIIRRINAGSPDTMIFVQSLLPVVNRKDLSNDKIVEFNKGLEALCGRSQNCVYVDLHSHFLSGGTLNKELTSDGVHLKPGGYRLWQSLIEHYVTEPNDRIVKPDTLARLTPEETPHPN, encoded by the coding sequence ATGTCCAGGGAGTGTTGCGTCCGTGCGGGCGTCACGGCGGTTATTTTTTTTCTCGCCTTGATCAGTCCGGCCGGGGCCACGGTGGTGTTTCTCGGCAGCAGCCAGACCGCGGGATGGAAATATGTGGGCGGTTTCAAGGACGTGGTCAACAAGGGCGCCGTCAGCAACAACACCTCCAAGATCCTGGCCTCCATTCAGCCTGTCCTCGATCTGCATCCCGACAAGGTTTTCATCCTGGAAGGGATCAACGAAATTCATAGCGATATCAAGGTCATTCTTGATCGCTACGAGAAGATCATCCGGCGCATCAACGCGGGGTCCCCGGACACCATGATCTTCGTCCAGAGCCTTTTGCCCGTGGTCAATCGCAAGGACTTAAGCAACGACAAGATCGTGGAGTTCAACAAAGGCCTGGAGGCCCTGTGCGGACGCAGCCAGAACTGCGTCTACGTGGACCTGCACTCCCATTTTCTTTCCGGAGGGACGCTCAACAAGGAACTGACCTCCGACGGCGTCCACTTAAAGCCCGGCGGGTACCGGCTCTGGCAGTCGCTCATCGAGCACTACGTCACCGAACCCAATGACCGCATCGTCAAGCCCGACACCCTGGCCCGCCTGACTCCGGAAGAGACCCCGCATCCGAACTGA
- a CDS encoding HD domain-containing phosphohydrolase — translation MKTPAKRSSHTVARILELFSSLRELTSLDAILERILSEARRLSRAEAGTVFLREGGGLAFSFVQNDRLAGSRHVTEMVYQNASLPIDGSSIAGYVAQTGRTVVIDDVRAIPPDAPFRFNTAFDERSGFLTRSTLTLPVINSRGAVVAVMQLINALGSGGRRGRVGPFPPAAADYVALLAQHAAAAIEAGLMTREMVLRMVRMAELRDPSETGPHVQRVGAYSAEIYQALATARGIDAGTLKRTKDRIAVAAMLHDVGKVGVPDGILKKPGPLSSEERRIMRRHTWHGAALFRDPASELDAMAADIAAHHHQRFDGTGYPGWSADPPQGPTPDREDMAPLLGKAIPLAARIVALADVYDALTSRRVYKPAWSDEEARAYIAGASGTHFDPEVVTAFFSLGGMVTAVRERYPDP, via the coding sequence TTGAAAACCCCGGCAAAACGCTCTTCCCACACCGTGGCCCGCATCCTGGAGCTGTTTAGTTCCCTGCGGGAGCTCACGAGCCTCGACGCCATCCTGGAACGCATCCTGTCCGAGGCCAGACGGCTGTCCAGGGCCGAGGCCGGGACCGTCTTTTTGCGCGAGGGGGGCGGCTTGGCCTTCAGCTTCGTGCAAAACGACCGGCTGGCCGGATCGCGCCACGTGACCGAGATGGTCTACCAAAACGCCAGCCTGCCCATCGACGGGTCCTCCATCGCCGGATACGTGGCCCAGACCGGACGGACCGTGGTCATCGACGACGTCAGGGCCATCCCGCCGGACGCGCCCTTCCGGTTCAACACGGCCTTTGACGAGCGCTCCGGATTCCTGACCCGCTCCACCCTGACCCTGCCGGTGATCAACTCCCGTGGCGCGGTGGTGGCCGTCATGCAGCTCATCAACGCCCTCGGGTCCGGCGGAAGACGGGGCAGGGTCGGTCCGTTTCCCCCGGCGGCCGCGGACTACGTGGCCCTTTTGGCCCAGCACGCCGCCGCGGCCATCGAGGCCGGCCTGATGACCCGGGAGATGGTCCTGCGCATGGTGCGCATGGCCGAACTGCGGGATCCCTCGGAGACCGGCCCCCACGTGCAGAGGGTGGGGGCGTATTCCGCCGAGATCTACCAGGCCCTGGCCACGGCCCGGGGGATCGACGCCGGAACCCTCAAGCGGACCAAGGACCGCATCGCCGTGGCGGCGATGCTCCACGACGTGGGCAAGGTGGGCGTGCCCGACGGCATTCTCAAAAAGCCCGGCCCGCTCTCGTCCGAGGAGCGCCGGATCATGCGCCGCCACACCTGGCATGGGGCGGCCCTGTTCCGCGATCCGGCCTCGGAACTGGACGCCATGGCCGCGGACATCGCCGCCCACCACCACCAGCGGTTCGACGGCACGGGTTATCCCGGCTGGTCCGCCGATCCGCCACAGGGCCCGACGCCGGACCGGGAGGACATGGCCCCGCTTCTGGGAAAGGCCATCCCCCTGGCGGCGCGCATCGTGGCCCTGGCTGACGTCTACGACGCCCTGACCTCGCGCCGGGTCTACAAGCCGGCCTGGAGCGACGAAGAGGCCCGGGCCTACATCGCCGGGGCCTCGGGCACGCACTTCGACCCCGAGGTGGTCACGGCCTTTTTCTCTCTGGGGGGCATGGTCACGGCCGTCCGGGAGCGGTATCCCGACCCCTGA
- a CDS encoding c-type cytochrome, translated as MTGKIGVCVLAGALALCAAGAASGAGDAAKGEALAKGCSCHKSKGDLNGVPTDALLAKMRAYKDGQGPNKAMITIMQKVSDADLPDLAAYYSGLAAVKK; from the coding sequence ATGACCGGGAAAATCGGCGTGTGCGTTCTGGCCGGGGCGTTGGCCCTGTGCGCGGCTGGGGCGGCTTCCGGAGCCGGGGACGCGGCCAAGGGCGAAGCCCTGGCCAAGGGCTGTTCGTGCCACAAGTCGAAGGGGGACTTAAACGGCGTCCCCACCGACGCCCTTTTGGCCAAGATGCGGGCCTACAAGGACGGGCAAGGGCCGAACAAGGCCATGATCACCATCATGCAAAAGGTCTCCGACGCCGATCTTCCGGATCTGGCCGCTTATTATTCGGGGCTTGCGGCGGTGAAAAAATAA
- a CDS encoding sensor histidine kinase, protein MRQGERYGLSIRTQLLSVTALVCAGFVAVAGLTFFAFGHIQDLTRTAIHRDMAEMAASARIGQRLSESFSSVALLFTSFTQDEAALREQGRLITESCQKLLDEDPAPEMKTAIEGFTRSLDVLLTDLVQASAALAMASEAKSAAHLALDRLAGTASDLARRDTTALVAPGDPDPDGLVAAATSLGEALDQADTLLARTGPELFVDTGPGEPRQHAAILDAIQDRARPLAAHGPEMSGRVDTFAAALSAYKNAVRILHSSMSDLAVGIAGLKRSKDAAMTAMAGLDEKNARTTIAVQNEIAGIIGSTRRIVFFSTAAMVTLLLVVMGFFIKRIVNRPMRAILSGIESLRAGNLETHVHLNRADEWGRIEEALNTLARDLSSSYSALRESEKNYRDIFEKASEGIFQTTPLGRLYSANPAMARILMYESARDLLAQAKDIGKEVFAGPGDWDALAEGLLASGEARGFEARMQRGDGLVIWVSINAHTILDASGDILYFEGTVTDITARKRAERRLDVLIRHLKTAVVDRTKKLSVKASELEEANRRLLELDHMKSAFLSSVSHELRTPLTSILGFSKLILKDFERSFLPFSAADRETSRRAERIVHNLEIIAGEGERLTRLINDVLDLSRIESGRMVWNDQTLDPAQVLAKAVEAVHGQFEQNPLLRLSVSLPRDLPLVRMDPDRLIQVAINLLHNAAKFTPSGEVRLTAKRLPDKDLLRVRVADTGVGVATENLERIFDKFQQVKTGPTLADKPKGTGLGLAICRHIVTHYGGRIWAESSPGKGTCITFDLPLSRPETPPTPPEADQSL, encoded by the coding sequence ATGCGGCAGGGCGAACGGTACGGCCTCTCCATACGCACCCAGCTCCTCAGCGTCACCGCCCTGGTGTGCGCCGGTTTCGTGGCCGTTGCCGGCCTGACCTTTTTCGCCTTCGGGCACATCCAGGACCTCACCCGGACCGCCATCCACCGGGACATGGCGGAGATGGCCGCGAGCGCCCGCATCGGCCAGCGGCTTTCGGAAAGTTTCTCCTCCGTGGCCCTGTTATTCACCTCCTTCACCCAGGACGAGGCGGCCCTGCGGGAGCAGGGCCGCCTGATCACCGAGTCCTGCCAGAAACTGCTGGACGAGGACCCCGCGCCCGAGATGAAGACCGCCATCGAGGGCTTCACGCGTTCCCTGGACGTGCTTCTGACCGATCTGGTCCAGGCCTCGGCCGCCCTGGCCATGGCCTCCGAGGCCAAGTCGGCGGCCCATCTGGCCCTCGACCGCCTGGCCGGGACCGCCTCGGACCTGGCCCGGCGCGACACCACAGCCCTCGTGGCCCCCGGCGACCCGGACCCGGACGGCCTGGTCGCGGCGGCCACGTCCCTGGGCGAGGCGCTCGACCAGGCCGACACGCTCCTGGCCCGGACGGGACCGGAGCTTTTCGTCGACACCGGTCCCGGAGAGCCCAGACAGCACGCCGCCATCCTGGACGCGATCCAGGACCGGGCCAGGCCCCTGGCGGCCCATGGCCCGGAGATGTCCGGACGTGTGGACACCTTTGCCGCCGCGCTTTCGGCCTACAAAAACGCCGTGCGCATCCTGCACTCGTCCATGTCCGACCTGGCCGTGGGCATAGCCGGCCTCAAGCGCTCCAAGGACGCGGCCATGACGGCCATGGCCGGCCTTGACGAAAAAAACGCCCGGACCACCATTGCCGTGCAAAACGAAATCGCGGGCATCATCGGCTCCACCCGGCGCATCGTGTTTTTTTCCACCGCCGCCATGGTCACCTTGCTGCTGGTGGTCATGGGATTTTTCATCAAGCGCATCGTCAACCGGCCCATGCGGGCCATCCTGTCCGGCATCGAGTCCCTGCGCGCCGGGAACCTGGAAACCCATGTCCACCTGAACCGGGCGGACGAATGGGGCCGCATCGAGGAGGCCCTGAACACGCTGGCCCGGGACCTCTCCAGTTCCTATTCGGCGCTTCGGGAGTCGGAAAAAAACTATCGGGACATCTTCGAGAAGGCCTCCGAGGGCATTTTCCAGACCACCCCCCTGGGCCGGCTCTACAGCGCCAACCCGGCCATGGCCCGCATCCTGATGTATGAATCGGCCAGGGACCTGCTGGCCCAGGCCAAGGACATCGGCAAGGAGGTCTTCGCCGGTCCCGGGGATTGGGACGCCCTGGCCGAGGGCCTTCTGGCCTCGGGCGAGGCGCGCGGATTCGAGGCCCGCATGCAGCGCGGGGACGGCTTGGTCATCTGGGTGTCCATCAACGCCCACACCATCCTCGACGCCTCGGGGGACATCCTCTATTTCGAGGGCACGGTGACCGACATCACCGCCCGCAAGCGGGCCGAGCGCCGCCTGGACGTGCTCATCCGGCACCTGAAGACCGCCGTGGTGGACCGGACCAAGAAGCTTTCGGTCAAGGCCAGCGAACTGGAGGAGGCCAACCGCCGCCTCCTGGAACTCGACCACATGAAATCGGCCTTTCTGTCCTCGGTATCCCACGAACTGCGCACGCCCCTGACCTCCATCCTGGGATTCTCCAAGCTCATCCTCAAGGACTTCGAACGCTCCTTCCTCCCTTTCTCGGCCGCGGACCGCGAGACGTCCCGCCGGGCCGAACGCATCGTCCACAATCTGGAGATCATCGCCGGGGAAGGCGAACGCCTGACCCGGCTCATCAACGACGTCCTGGACCTAAGCCGGATCGAGTCCGGGCGCATGGTCTGGAACGACCAGACCCTGGACCCGGCCCAGGTCCTGGCCAAGGCCGTGGAGGCCGTGCACGGCCAGTTCGAGCAGAACCCCCTGCTGCGCCTGTCGGTATCCCTGCCCCGGGATCTGCCCCTGGTGCGCATGGACCCAGACCGGCTCATCCAGGTGGCCATCAACCTCCTGCACAACGCGGCCAAGTTCACCCCCTCGGGCGAGGTCCGCCTTACGGCCAAGCGCCTCCCGGACAAGGACCTGCTGCGCGTCAGGGTTGCGGACACGGGGGTCGGGGTGGCCACGGAGAATCTGGAGCGCATTTTCGATAAGTTCCAGCAGGTCAAGACCGGGCCGACCCTGGCCGACAAACCCAAGGGCACAGGCCTGGGGCTGGCCATCTGCCGGCACATCGTCACCCACTACGGCGGGCGCATCTGGGCCGAATCCTCCCCTGGCAAGGGGACCTGCATCACCTTCGATCTGCCGCTGTCGCGGCCCGAAACGCCCCCGACACCGCCGGAGGCGGATCAGTCCCTCTGA
- a CDS encoding DUF3859 domain-containing protein, which produces MKHAVLAAVAVLLSLCWIEEPSGARAASETGDRPEVSGLTLVQSGLFAPVAPDAVAARSSRYRLIRTGETVPAVPGVAFGVVFEVRGKPAGQVVMIEAGLIPAKAPTTAGTPNDPPAVRRWFVPAVVGETAQAVTSFAYAWEAAPGRWRLTLAEGGRVLAEKDFFVGGSETAASQAGTPSPESSAPVASPGDQTPPPAASASLSPAATPDPGPGHGTPPPHKPEEPAIPDQATSTPQVPPRPSVPSSPVAPGAPPGPDNGKAVAKDARETGEKPEVKAPAVSDTAPVGKKTAEPPAPKAPGKTPPKSSAKSGEEAAPPAKGMAFLVQTGLFSVKDNALAEAARYRAKGYPGCVLEEGGGEKKRFRVIVGRFADRERAVAARRSFVAGEGGEAVIKEVPAAEASRKLICR; this is translated from the coding sequence ATGAAGCACGCAGTTCTTGCCGCCGTGGCGGTCCTTTTGTCGTTGTGCTGGATCGAGGAGCCCTCCGGGGCGCGCGCCGCGTCGGAAACCGGTGATCGGCCCGAGGTGTCGGGGCTTACGCTCGTCCAGTCCGGCCTGTTCGCCCCGGTCGCCCCCGACGCCGTGGCCGCCCGGAGTTCCCGGTATCGCCTGATCCGGACCGGAGAGACGGTCCCGGCCGTCCCGGGCGTGGCCTTCGGCGTGGTTTTCGAGGTCCGGGGGAAACCCGCCGGCCAGGTGGTCATGATCGAGGCCGGCCTTATTCCGGCAAAGGCCCCCACCACGGCCGGGACGCCGAACGACCCGCCGGCCGTCCGGCGCTGGTTCGTCCCGGCCGTGGTGGGGGAGACGGCCCAGGCCGTGACCTCTTTCGCCTACGCCTGGGAGGCCGCCCCGGGCCGCTGGCGGCTGACCCTGGCCGAGGGCGGCCGCGTCTTGGCCGAAAAGGACTTTTTCGTGGGCGGTTCGGAAACGGCCGCGTCCCAGGCCGGGACCCCCTCTCCGGAAAGCTCCGCCCCGGTCGCCTCCCCGGGGGACCAGACGCCCCCCCCGGCCGCGTCCGCAAGCCTTTCCCCGGCCGCGACCCCGGACCCCGGCCCGGGCCACGGGACCCCTCCGCCGCACAAGCCGGAAGAACCGGCGATACCGGACCAAGCCACCTCCACGCCCCAGGTCCCGCCCCGGCCGTCCGTCCCCTCTTCGCCAGTCGCGCCCGGCGCCCCGCCCGGTCCGGACAACGGGAAAGCCGTGGCCAAGGACGCCCGGGAGACAGGGGAAAAGCCGGAGGTCAAGGCCCCGGCCGTGTCGGATACGGCCCCGGTCGGGAAAAAGACAGCCGAACCGCCCGCCCCGAAGGCCCCTGGGAAGACCCCCCCGAAGTCGTCCGCGAAGTCCGGCGAGGAGGCCGCCCCGCCGGCCAAGGGCATGGCCTTCCTGGTGCAGACCGGCCTTTTCTCCGTGAAGGACAACGCCCTGGCCGAGGCCGCGCGCTACCGGGCCAAGGGCTATCCCGGGTGCGTCCTGGAGGAGGGCGGCGGGGAGAAGAAGCGGTTTCGGGTGATCGTGGGCAGGTTTGCGGACCGCGAGCGGGCCGTGGCCGCCAGGCGGTCCTTTGTGGCCGGCGAGGGCGGGGAGGCGGTGATCAAGGAGGTCCCGGCCGCCGAGGCCTCACGGAAGCTGATCTGCCGATGA
- a CDS encoding tetratricopeptide repeat protein — MKPSGKSIREDLGRAKAAYAKNDELRVLRCLGQALMAFVQVKPFGPERITIEGLFREVFSTLGKLSHVAVLAPKGIPYVKGQEHKLAGYMVALYKKVEEEIQRETLEVMRARKLRIDQFVIKGQKLLDEGNLLEAQRNFRAAVEEFVDEKGLFPLLASKLIEAGHHKASLEYAKRAIEEYPDNSRAYDFFMTAVTGIKDFEAGEKLLRDVQKKTGEQPLLLANLAWVLAGLEKWAEAREAADRALALDGKLEMAKKVLALAQKKIVAA, encoded by the coding sequence ATGAAACCTTCGGGAAAGTCCATCCGGGAAGACCTGGGCAGAGCCAAGGCGGCCTACGCCAAAAACGATGAACTGCGGGTCCTGCGATGCCTGGGGCAGGCGCTTATGGCCTTTGTCCAGGTCAAGCCCTTCGGTCCTGAGCGGATCACCATCGAGGGCCTTTTCCGCGAGGTTTTTTCGACCCTGGGCAAACTTTCGCACGTGGCCGTGCTGGCCCCCAAGGGCATCCCCTACGTCAAGGGACAGGAGCACAAGCTCGCGGGCTACATGGTCGCCCTGTACAAAAAGGTCGAGGAGGAGATCCAGAGGGAAACCCTGGAGGTCATGCGTGCCCGCAAGCTGCGCATCGACCAGTTCGTCATCAAGGGCCAGAAGCTTTTGGACGAGGGCAACCTGCTTGAGGCCCAGCGCAATTTCCGCGCCGCCGTGGAGGAGTTCGTGGATGAAAAGGGGCTCTTTCCGCTTTTGGCCTCCAAACTCATCGAGGCCGGCCACCACAAGGCCTCGCTGGAATACGCCAAACGGGCCATCGAGGAATATCCCGACAACTCCAGGGCCTATGATTTTTTCATGACCGCCGTGACCGGAATCAAGGATTTCGAGGCCGGTGAGAAGCTTTTGCGCGATGTCCAGAAAAAGACCGGCGAACAGCCCCTGCTTCTGGCCAACCTGGCCTGGGTCCTGGCCGGGCTTGAAAAATGGGCCGAGGCCCGGGAGGCGGCGGACAGGGCCCTGGCCCTGGATGGCAAACTGGAGATGGCCAAAAAGGTGCTCGCCCTGGCCCAGAAAAAAATCGTTGCAGCCTAG
- the polA gene encoding DNA polymerase I translates to MPLRETMGLAGEPLYLVDGSSFFYRGYYAYGDLSRSDGFPTNALFIVMRILLRLLRDENPKYALFLLDGKGPTFRHGLFAEYKANRAAMPEPLAAQIEPLARGVGLLGLPLLVGDGFEADDYIASLAARFKRRVPVVIVASDKDLRQCLDTNVALWDPGGKSEKILTLADFTAEYGIAPASWPDLQALTGDASDNIPGVPGIGPKTALDILRRHPTLERVRDHLDELAPGARKKLDGRMDDVFLYRELTRLRTDLLPDGALDDLAVRPVDKTQAGRFLEEFEFRSLARELETALARQKNIPAPPGQTASGRTGESTSRQLSLFGVTDTGPSQPEADEPFPIALPRALPDPAGLALGLVPLPDGFAVGYPDAEYRVPATPGAPEAARTIAALAGLVARAKSVAVPSIKELLGSFEAFEGVPLAVWFDLGLAAYLLNPEGRNYAWERLKDGLFIDPGFDGAGYSPREDGRLAAALAGMLGPRMAAAGLSDLVENLEKPLSLVLLRMQRAGIGIDQGAFADFLAEVGQGLARLTAEIHALAGREFNLRSSRQLAEVLFGDLGLKRQGKTPGGAVSTSSEALDRLAGTHPLVDRILEYRKLEKLRSTYLEPLPKMVSPDGRLRTTFNQMATATGRLSSSNPNLQNIPIRGEMGRRMRACFRAAPGHLLAASDYSQIELRVLAHLSRDPALTLAFTENQDIHAQTAALLFDKDVADVTPDERRGAKTINFGLLYGMGPQKLSRELRIPMDKAKEFIATYFAKLATLAAFYDTIVDEARAAGFVTTLAGRRRLLPEIESKNPQLQAQARRQAINTVVQGSAADIIKMAMLAADGDRELAGLGARLILQVHDELVLEAPAGNAVRAGERLAGLMSGVVALAVPLTVDTGVGETWAAAH, encoded by the coding sequence ATGCCGCTTCGGGAAACCATGGGCCTTGCGGGAGAGCCCCTTTATCTGGTGGACGGCAGCTCCTTTTTCTACCGGGGCTACTACGCCTACGGCGATCTCTCCCGTTCCGACGGCTTTCCCACCAACGCCCTGTTCATCGTCATGCGCATCCTTTTGCGGCTTTTGCGCGACGAAAATCCAAAATACGCCCTTTTTCTGCTCGATGGCAAGGGACCCACCTTCCGCCACGGGCTTTTCGCCGAGTACAAGGCCAACCGCGCGGCCATGCCCGAGCCCCTGGCCGCGCAGATCGAGCCCCTTGCGCGCGGCGTGGGCCTTCTGGGCCTGCCGCTTCTGGTCGGCGACGGCTTCGAGGCCGACGACTATATCGCCTCCCTGGCCGCCCGCTTCAAACGACGCGTCCCCGTGGTCATCGTGGCCTCGGACAAGGACCTGCGCCAGTGCCTGGATACCAACGTGGCCCTGTGGGATCCGGGCGGAAAGTCCGAAAAGATCCTCACCCTGGCCGATTTCACGGCCGAATACGGCATCGCCCCGGCGTCCTGGCCCGACCTCCAGGCCCTGACCGGAGACGCGAGCGACAACATCCCCGGGGTCCCGGGCATCGGTCCCAAGACCGCCCTGGACATCCTGCGCCGCCACCCCACCCTGGAGAGGGTGCGCGACCACCTGGACGAGCTTGCCCCGGGCGCCCGCAAAAAGCTCGACGGCCGTATGGACGACGTCTTTTTGTACCGCGAACTGACCAGGCTGCGCACGGATCTTTTGCCGGACGGCGCGCTCGACGACTTGGCCGTGCGGCCCGTCGACAAGACACAGGCCGGCCGTTTCCTCGAGGAATTCGAATTCCGGTCCCTGGCCCGGGAACTGGAGACGGCCCTGGCGCGGCAAAAAAACATCCCCGCCCCCCCGGGCCAGACCGCATCCGGACGGACCGGGGAGTCGACCTCCCGGCAGCTTTCGCTTTTCGGCGTCACCGACACGGGGCCGTCCCAGCCGGAAGCGGACGAGCCTTTTCCGATCGCCCTGCCGCGCGCCCTGCCCGATCCGGCCGGCCTGGCCCTCGGGCTCGTGCCCCTGCCGGACGGCTTCGCCGTGGGCTATCCGGACGCCGAATACCGGGTCCCGGCCACGCCCGGCGCGCCCGAGGCCGCCCGCACCATCGCCGCCCTGGCCGGGCTTGTGGCCCGGGCCAAATCCGTGGCCGTCCCATCCATCAAGGAACTGCTCGGGTCCTTCGAGGCCTTCGAGGGCGTGCCCCTGGCGGTGTGGTTCGACCTGGGCCTTGCGGCCTACCTGCTCAATCCCGAGGGCCGCAACTACGCCTGGGAACGCCTGAAGGACGGGCTTTTCATCGATCCCGGATTCGACGGCGCGGGGTATTCCCCCCGGGAGGACGGCCGGCTGGCCGCGGCCCTGGCCGGGATGCTCGGGCCGCGAATGGCGGCCGCCGGACTCTCGGATCTGGTCGAGAACCTGGAAAAGCCCCTTTCCCTGGTCCTTTTACGCATGCAGCGCGCCGGCATCGGCATCGACCAGGGGGCCTTCGCCGACTTTCTGGCCGAGGTCGGCCAGGGGCTTGCCCGCCTGACCGCCGAGATCCACGCCCTGGCCGGACGCGAGTTCAACCTGCGCTCCAGCCGCCAACTGGCCGAGGTGCTCTTCGGCGACCTGGGACTCAAACGCCAGGGCAAGACCCCGGGAGGGGCCGTGTCCACCTCCTCCGAGGCCCTGGACCGGCTGGCCGGGACCCACCCCCTGGTGGACAGGATCCTCGAATACCGCAAGCTCGAAAAATTGCGCTCCACCTACCTCGAGCCCCTGCCCAAAATGGTCTCCCCGGATGGACGCCTGCGCACCACCTTCAACCAGATGGCCACAGCCACCGGCAGGCTCTCGAGTTCCAATCCCAACCTGCAAAACATCCCCATCCGGGGGGAGATGGGACGGCGCATGCGGGCCTGCTTCCGGGCCGCCCCCGGACACCTGTTGGCCGCATCGGACTATTCCCAGATCGAGCTGCGCGTCCTGGCCCATCTCTCCAGGGACCCGGCCCTGACCCTGGCCTTTACGGAAAATCAGGACATCCACGCCCAGACCGCGGCGCTTCTTTTCGACAAGGACGTGGCCGACGTCACCCCGGACGAGCGCCGGGGGGCCAAGACCATCAACTTCGGCCTGCTCTACGGCATGGGCCCCCAAAAGCTCTCCCGGGAGCTGCGCATCCCCATGGACAAGGCCAAGGAGTTCATCGCCACATATTTCGCCAAGCTCGCCACGCTGGCCGCCTTCTACGACACCATCGTGGACGAGGCCCGCGCCGCCGGCTTCGTCACCACCCTGGCCGGCCGGCGCCGGCTCTTGCCGGAGATCGAATCCAAAAACCCCCAGCTCCAGGCCCAGGCCAGACGCCAGGCCATCAACACCGTGGTTCAGGGCAGCGCCGCCGACATCATCAAGATGGCCATGCTGGCCGCGGACGGCGACCGGGAACTGGCCGGGCTCGGGGCGCGGCTCATCCTGCAGGTCCACGACGAACTGGTCCTGGAGGCCCCGGCCGGAAACGCCGTCCGGGCCGGAGAGCGTCTGGCCGGGTTGATGTCCGGCGTGGTCGCCCTGGCCGTGCCCTTGACCGTGGATACCGGCGTGGGAGAGACCTGGGCGGCGGCCCATTGA